The following coding sequences lie in one Polluticoccus soli genomic window:
- a CDS encoding nuclear transport factor 2 family protein, whose amino-acid sequence MTDQNLQIARNWFDAFNEHDLEKLLALYDDAAEHYSPKLKLRMPETNGLVTGKAALRSWWQDAFDRLPTLNYTYTTLTANDDRVFMEYIRRVDGEPDMLVAEVLEIQHGRIVASRVYHG is encoded by the coding sequence ATGACTGATCAAAATCTGCAAATAGCACGCAACTGGTTCGATGCTTTCAATGAGCATGATCTTGAAAAGCTGCTGGCATTGTACGATGATGCCGCGGAGCACTACAGCCCGAAGCTGAAGCTGCGTATGCCTGAAACCAACGGCCTGGTAACAGGCAAAGCCGCTTTGCGCAGCTGGTGGCAGGATGCATTCGACAGGTTGCCTACCCTGAATTATACTTATACCACGCTGACCGCAAATGACGATCGTGTATTCATGGAATACATCCGCCGCGTTGATGGTGAACCCGATATGCTGGTAGCCGAAGTGCTCGAGATACAACACGGCCGCATTGTTGCCTCAAGGGTGTATCACGGGTAG
- a CDS encoding phytoene desaturase family protein, with product MRKPEPKEYYDIVIIGAGVGGLTAGALLSKAGFSVCVLEKEPHAGGYLAGFRRKDFRFDTAIHWLNQCNPGGMAAKIFDILGSDRPQAVPQKRIRRYKGESFDYLLTNNPNQLRDQWIAEFPHEKEGLIRFFKAAEKLGRSFHNFSKIFRSEETMTFAERMANKIPLLQFAMPFIPYIGYTGDKGIRKGLNKFFKDERLHTVFSSETELLSCLVPIGWAYYGDYQSPPEGGGQVIPEWLEHVVNYYSNDVFYKSKVKRILLDGNKATGVYFEHRGEVHEVRSKYVIAACDVETLYEKMLPESTIPHQLKQKLKNAELYSSSVTVSIALDCPTEQLGFGEELVHLASEKVPRGQHDNGNPLTSEISILAPSLRDKSLAPEGNGTLTLFMPALMNYNSEWQTEKDEHGNYIRGEEYKKLKAAIAEALIDRVDKELAPGLKEHILFYDVATPVTHWRYTGNRNGTMMGAKPGRANMQSKVAHYHTPVENLLLGGHWAELGGGVPIAVKAGANATLLILKKEKPEAFKVLAQYMDGKAPAESIMTSGQFKPYDNSWKRDLTPAEKLALRQA from the coding sequence ATGCGAAAACCTGAACCCAAAGAGTATTATGATATAGTGATCATAGGCGCGGGTGTTGGCGGACTTACTGCCGGTGCCCTGCTGAGTAAAGCCGGGTTCTCGGTATGTGTGCTCGAGAAAGAACCTCATGCAGGTGGCTACCTCGCTGGCTTCAGGAGGAAGGATTTTAGGTTCGATACGGCTATACACTGGCTGAACCAGTGCAACCCGGGTGGCATGGCCGCCAAGATATTCGATATACTGGGCAGCGACCGTCCGCAGGCGGTGCCGCAAAAGCGCATTAGGCGGTACAAGGGTGAAAGCTTTGATTACCTGCTGACCAATAACCCTAACCAGTTGCGCGACCAGTGGATAGCGGAGTTCCCGCATGAGAAAGAAGGGCTCATCCGCTTTTTCAAGGCAGCAGAAAAGCTGGGCAGGTCGTTCCATAACTTCAGCAAGATCTTCCGCTCGGAAGAGACGATGACCTTTGCGGAACGCATGGCTAATAAGATACCGCTGCTACAGTTTGCTATGCCGTTCATTCCATACATCGGCTACACGGGAGACAAAGGCATCAGAAAAGGGCTCAATAAATTCTTCAAAGACGAGCGCCTGCATACAGTGTTCTCTTCTGAAACCGAATTGCTTTCATGCCTGGTGCCTATTGGCTGGGCATACTATGGCGATTACCAGAGTCCACCCGAAGGTGGAGGGCAGGTAATACCTGAATGGCTGGAGCATGTAGTGAACTACTATAGCAACGATGTGTTTTATAAGAGCAAAGTGAAACGTATACTGCTGGATGGCAACAAAGCTACAGGCGTTTATTTCGAACATCGTGGTGAAGTACACGAGGTGCGAAGCAAGTATGTGATTGCTGCCTGCGATGTGGAAACCTTGTATGAAAAGATGCTGCCTGAATCGACCATACCACACCAACTGAAGCAGAAACTCAAAAACGCCGAGCTGTATAGCTCGTCGGTAACGGTGTCGATAGCGCTCGATTGTCCTACCGAGCAACTGGGCTTTGGTGAAGAACTGGTACACCTGGCAAGTGAGAAAGTGCCGCGCGGACAACACGACAATGGTAATCCGCTCACCAGCGAGATTAGCATACTGGCACCATCGCTGCGCGACAAGTCGCTGGCTCCGGAAGGCAATGGTACACTTACTTTATTCATGCCTGCTCTTATGAATTATAACAGCGAGTGGCAAACTGAAAAGGACGAACACGGCAACTACATACGTGGCGAAGAATACAAAAAGCTGAAAGCTGCTATAGCCGAGGCGTTGATAGACCGGGTAGACAAAGAGCTGGCTCCGGGTCTGAAAGAGCACATACTGTTTTACGACGTGGCCACGCCTGTTACACACTGGCGCTATACCGGAAACCGCAACGGTACTATGATGGGTGCCAAGCCCGGCCGCGCTAATATGCAGAGCAAAGTGGCGCATTACCATACCCCAGTAGAGAACCTGTTGTTGGGTGGTCACTGGGCTGAACTGGGTGGCGGTGTTCCTATTGCCGTAAAGGCAGGAGCGAATGCCACGCTGTTGATACTGAAGAAAGAAAAGCCTGAGGCCTTTAAAGTGCTGGCTCAATACATGGACGGTAAAGCACCTGCAGAGAGTATCATGACCTCAGGCCAGTTCAAGCCTTACGACAATAGCTGGAAACGCGACCTCACCCCAGCTGAAAAACTGGCATTGCGGCAAGCATAA
- a CDS encoding riboflavin synthase gives MFTGIVEALGTIREVITSGSNVDFVIESPFTGELKIDQSVAHNGVCLTVVDISGSTYRVTAVAETLAKTNLGRWKTGDKVNLERSLRVGDRLDGHFVQGHVDATAECTAIETLEGSWLFRFRFADEFASLVVEKGSICLNGVSLTVFNVTDTELTVTIIPYTYEHTNFHAIQPGDVINVEFDILGKYFLRNQTVQKAII, from the coding sequence ATGTTTACAGGAATAGTTGAGGCGTTAGGTACTATCCGCGAGGTCATCACCTCTGGGTCTAATGTCGATTTCGTTATTGAAAGTCCGTTTACGGGTGAGCTGAAGATCGACCAGTCTGTAGCGCACAATGGTGTGTGTTTGACGGTGGTTGATATATCAGGAAGTACCTACCGTGTGACGGCCGTGGCTGAGACACTCGCGAAAACCAATCTTGGCCGTTGGAAAACCGGCGACAAGGTGAACCTGGAGCGTTCGCTGCGCGTGGGCGACAGGCTGGATGGCCACTTTGTGCAGGGGCATGTAGATGCAACTGCCGAGTGTACAGCTATAGAAACACTGGAAGGTAGCTGGTTGTTCCGTTTCCGTTTTGCAGACGAGTTCGCTTCGCTGGTAGTAGAGAAAGGTTCCATTTGCCTGAATGGCGTTAGCCTCACGGTCTTCAACGTGACCGATACGGAGCTCACCGTTACCATCATTCCTTACACTTACGAGCATACTAATTTTCACGCAATACAGCCGGGTGATGTCATCAATGTAGAATTCGACATACTTGGTAAGTATTTCCTCCGCAATCAAACTGTCCAGAAGGCCATTATCTAA
- the rpsU gene encoding 30S ribosomal protein S21, whose amino-acid sequence MLIIDSKDCENIDKALKKYKKKYEKSRTLNQLRERQSFTKPSVKRRTQVLKAIYRQQLASGKLED is encoded by the coding sequence ATGCTGATCATCGATTCAAAAGATTGCGAAAACATAGATAAGGCGCTGAAGAAGTACAAGAAGAAGTACGAAAAATCTCGCACTCTAAACCAGCTGCGTGAGCGTCAATCGTTCACCAAACCATCCGTAAAACGTCGCACACAAGTGTTGAAAGCTATTTATCGTCAACAACTTGCGTCTGGCAAGCTGGAAGATTAA
- a CDS encoding tyrosine-type recombinase/integrase: MLSDRITDYIHYLRFEKRFSRHTLDSYQKDLEQFRDFALEQFSLDSATNISHFHIRSWLAALKDQKQSPRTINRKLSSLNSFYKFLLRQQAVEKNPVRQLHALKLPERLPSYMKEQETQHLLEELQFDEGFKGFTDRLICELFYQTGMRRQELLQLKEADIEWSLQQVRVLGKGNKERLIPVHPVLLDELTSYIAEKKIMGLPDDGHLLVLENGGPLYPVYIYRTVKKYLSIATTLQKKSPHVLRHTFATHLLNNGANIQAIKDLLGHSSLAATQVYTHNNIAKLKEIHKQNHPRG; this comes from the coding sequence ATGTTAAGCGACCGGATTACTGATTACATACACTACTTAAGATTCGAGAAGAGATTTTCCCGTCATACGCTTGATTCTTATCAAAAAGACCTGGAACAGTTCAGGGATTTTGCCCTCGAACAGTTCAGCTTAGATTCAGCAACTAACATTTCGCATTTTCATATACGGAGTTGGCTGGCCGCTTTAAAGGACCAGAAACAGTCGCCTCGTACTATCAATCGCAAGCTATCCAGCCTCAATTCGTTCTATAAATTCCTGCTACGCCAGCAGGCAGTGGAAAAGAACCCTGTGAGGCAGCTGCATGCCCTGAAACTGCCTGAACGTCTGCCATCTTATATGAAAGAGCAGGAAACCCAGCATTTGCTGGAAGAGCTGCAGTTTGATGAAGGCTTCAAGGGCTTTACCGACCGCCTCATCTGCGAGTTATTTTACCAGACGGGCATGCGCCGGCAGGAATTGCTACAGCTGAAGGAGGCCGATATAGAATGGAGCCTGCAGCAGGTACGCGTGCTGGGTAAAGGCAACAAAGAACGGCTGATACCGGTTCACCCGGTGCTGCTTGATGAGCTGACATCCTATATCGCCGAGAAAAAGATCATGGGCCTACCTGACGACGGTCATTTACTTGTGCTGGAAAACGGAGGACCTTTATATCCCGTATACATCTATCGTACAGTTAAAAAATACCTCTCTATAGCAACAACTCTACAGAAAAAAAGCCCGCACGTACTGCGGCACACCTTTGCAACCCACCTGCTGAATAACGGCGCCAATATACAGGCCATAAAAGACCTGCTGGGGCACAGCAGCCTGGCTGCGACGCAGGTGTACACACATAATAACATCGCAAAACTGAAAGAGATTCACAAGCAGAATCATCCGAGAGGATAG
- a CDS encoding HPF/RaiA family ribosome-associated protein translates to MNVQIQTVHFDADTKLIDHVNKKIEKLRTFQDNIVSVEVFLKLDNVVHQIKDKVAEIKVNIPKHSFFVKHKTKTFEESFDVAFDSMVNRMKRQKEKMLA, encoded by the coding sequence ATGAACGTGCAAATTCAGACTGTGCACTTCGATGCCGACACCAAACTGATAGACCATGTCAATAAGAAGATCGAAAAGCTACGAACATTCCAGGACAACATCGTGAGTGTAGAAGTTTTCCTGAAGCTGGATAACGTGGTCCATCAGATCAAGGACAAAGTGGCCGAGATCAAAGTCAACATCCCTAAACATTCATTTTTCGTAAAACACAAGACCAAAACATTTGAAGAATCATTCGATGTAGCCTTCGATTCGATGGTAAACCGCATGAAACGCCAAAAAGAAAAGATGCTCGCCTAG
- a CDS encoding PQQ-binding-like beta-propeller repeat protein: MPQRWMKILAFFTAATLVVSACRKSEFSKDDKLPETFSTSLYITSQNQFLYALDPRTGEKKWEYYIGKHVEATPVIIGESLYLPTTDTLIKLDANRGKVQKKYWYDNADFKSFVSSPAVDGNNIIIGSLNDTLYSVNTVSDNMNWRFNAGGDIISSPTISQGRVIFAANSKVYSLDVATGAQVWSFSAGGFTASPAVSGTYVFIGSTDGNMYALDFATGTLKWNFDTKAQIQSSPIVYGGNVIFGSNNSKLYCLDTAAKKERWVYQAADRIVSSPTADRNIVYFGSYDFHFYALNVIDGQEKWKYKTDALIKSSPLMYNGNVYVGSHDKNMYSFDSSGVLHWKHNINGLIESSPIIWDLQKTFYPAISGMSQF, encoded by the coding sequence ATGCCGCAACGTTGGATGAAAATATTGGCGTTTTTTACGGCTGCTACCCTGGTGGTCTCAGCCTGTAGAAAAAGCGAATTCAGCAAAGACGATAAGTTACCTGAGACCTTTTCTACTTCACTGTATATCACCAGTCAAAATCAATTCCTGTATGCCCTTGACCCGAGAACGGGTGAGAAAAAATGGGAATATTACATAGGCAAGCATGTAGAAGCTACTCCTGTTATTATAGGCGAGTCTCTCTACCTGCCTACTACGGACACCCTGATAAAGCTGGACGCTAACCGCGGTAAAGTGCAAAAGAAATACTGGTACGATAACGCTGACTTTAAATCGTTCGTGTCTTCGCCGGCTGTAGATGGCAACAACATCATCATTGGCTCTCTTAACGACACGCTGTACTCTGTAAATACCGTTAGCGACAACATGAACTGGCGTTTTAATGCAGGTGGCGACATTATCTCATCACCTACTATTTCGCAAGGACGGGTAATTTTTGCCGCTAACAGCAAGGTTTACTCTCTGGATGTAGCAACGGGCGCGCAAGTATGGTCTTTCTCTGCGGGCGGTTTCACTGCATCTCCTGCTGTAAGTGGCACTTATGTGTTTATAGGCAGCACTGACGGAAACATGTACGCACTTGACTTCGCAACAGGTACCCTGAAATGGAATTTTGATACCAAAGCACAGATACAGTCTTCGCCGATCGTATACGGAGGTAACGTTATCTTCGGTAGCAATAATAGCAAGCTCTATTGCCTGGATACTGCAGCCAAGAAAGAACGTTGGGTGTATCAGGCCGCAGACAGGATAGTATCCTCGCCTACAGCCGACAGGAACATCGTTTACTTCGGCAGCTACGATTTCCATTTCTACGCCCTTAACGTAATAGATGGCCAGGAAAAATGGAAATACAAAACCGACGCACTAATCAAATCTTCGCCGCTTATGTATAACGGCAACGTCTACGTAGGCAGTCACGATAAAAACATGTACTCATTCGACAGCAGTGGTGTATTGCACTGGAAACACAACATTAATGGCCTGATCGAAAGCTCACCAATCATCTGGGATCTGCAAAAGACTTTCTACCCTGCTATTAGTGGTATGTCTCAATTCTAA
- a CDS encoding GNAT family N-acetyltransferase: MTISIDPQMLLEIVDDSHAQQLYELAERNRDHLGKWLPWVNHMQSVDFIKGFIASSKKKAAEKTDFAYVIVYQGQMVGRIGIYNIDHQNKIGAIGYWIATEFEGKGLTMRACQELVNYCFTYLGLNRVEIKCGTENHRSRQIPERLGFKLEGIIREGEHVNGRFIDLYSFSMLKKEWLANNKPD, encoded by the coding sequence ATGACAATAAGCATTGATCCTCAAATGCTGCTGGAAATAGTGGACGATAGCCATGCGCAACAGCTTTATGAGCTGGCTGAAAGGAACCGCGACCATTTAGGCAAGTGGCTACCTTGGGTCAATCATATGCAGTCTGTAGATTTTATTAAGGGGTTTATAGCGAGCAGTAAGAAAAAGGCCGCCGAGAAAACCGACTTTGCCTATGTAATAGTATACCAAGGTCAGATGGTGGGACGCATTGGGATCTATAATATCGATCATCAGAACAAGATAGGAGCAATAGGATACTGGATAGCCACCGAATTTGAAGGGAAAGGCCTGACGATGCGTGCCTGCCAGGAGCTGGTCAACTATTGTTTTACTTACCTGGGGCTTAACCGTGTAGAAATAAAATGTGGAACTGAGAACCACAGAAGCCGGCAGATACCAGAACGATTGGGTTTTAAGCTGGAAGGCATTATTCGCGAAGGTGAGCATGTCAATGGCCGGTTTATTGATCTTTATAGCTTTTCTATGCTGAAAAAAGAATGGTTAGCTAATAATAAACCAGATTAG
- a CDS encoding GNAT family N-acetyltransferase, with protein MNFEIRQATPADAATLANLGAKVFYNAFADFSTPEDMQLYLAETFTEEKLREEFEEPSVTYYVAYADDQPAGFAKLTKKRTPEALHNLSCIELERLYVHPDFQNRKIGHGLMQQCIETARAQENKVLWLGVSEHNPGAIRLYERWGFKKFGEHIFQLGNDPQTDWLMRLDL; from the coding sequence ATGAATTTTGAGATCAGACAAGCTACACCTGCAGATGCCGCCACACTGGCAAACCTTGGGGCTAAGGTTTTTTACAACGCCTTTGCTGATTTTAGCACCCCTGAAGATATGCAGCTGTACCTGGCCGAGACCTTTACTGAAGAAAAGCTTCGTGAAGAGTTTGAAGAACCCTCGGTAACATACTACGTAGCCTATGCCGACGATCAACCTGCAGGTTTTGCTAAACTGACTAAAAAGCGCACCCCGGAAGCACTCCATAACCTCTCCTGCATCGAACTGGAACGTCTTTATGTCCATCCCGATTTCCAGAATAGAAAGATCGGACATGGCCTGATGCAACAATGTATTGAAACGGCCCGTGCGCAAGAGAACAAAGTTCTTTGGCTGGGGGTGTCAGAACACAATCCCGGCGCCATCAGGCTGTACGAGCGTTGGGGCTTTAAGAAGTTTGGCGAACACATCTTCCAGCTGGGTAATGACCCCCAAACTGACTGGCTGATGCGCCTTGACCTTTAG